In one window of Leptospira sp. WS92.C1 DNA:
- a CDS encoding UvrD-helicase domain-containing protein — protein sequence MSEFLRPYPLKHSFIEASAGTGKTYTIMEIVGDLIQEHKIPLSNILILTYTEKAAGELKERLRKKLIQSDLRNEMRELDQVTISTIHGFCNMILREYPVETETPENWILTDSKERLGKALYRLQHEEWKGWVNPQDLESFLAESKYFAHRDQILEAGNKLLGGREYPYQNENTPMNAKTFNQKTALIAKEMVEIEFKTSEWMSYDRMIFKTKEALKNQYLKRALQNRYQIGILDEFQDTDRMQYEIFTQLFLDSSNEEPQRALYLIGDPKQAIYGFRGADIGTYLNAKEDLKKYKAQEIPLGINYRSVPELIRGYNGIFEGHIGEKSFFPIVERGFETQPIEYTEVRPPQKDVKILLSEKYKEGPIQIIKFEGKETWKADDAKKAWGQFIAEEILKLTKPGSHFQYRVLEESDGKQNFREKKLNFREIAILVKSKTEGKLVEQSLKLRGIPCSFYKQEGIYQSPEAVQICNILECLADPNRPSSYRKLLLGDLFQIHPNHLSFFDEHSIDSYEKTTLDRWKTLAIDRKFAELFRSIEEDSRIFLTEADKNIDWERKRTNYRQIFRKLLQFQISNQVGLEEILEELKRLQIQKRNEEELPLFERETEKDAVQILTLHASKGLEWPVVFLFHLSGNFTPDVYDYPYVNENGKRTWKLSLWDEEIEKKISKEEYSNHSLNESKRLLYVGITRPKVRLYLPFYTPGKNWKTRDSAYFKILYPRLHAVLENNPDPTLYHCVRWTPKTLDQADPNIRNRSSSQEIPLRPLIFKEVETQKTIWMHSYSSLKTKASALIENGMLSILEEKMSLKSDETEDPPLNLEDPLPSSAETGSFLHLLLEELDFTLFQTKHSKDILSDKTILSRMDSYLDRFYLSKKNQRNTSLEKETYKKRTSEILWNSLNAKISLKDHTSFRLVDIPKENRIAEMDFHFDLDPERTGPGIFLKGSIDLVFQIGNQYYLADYKSNLLEDYSPASLKKSIESPESRYDLQRDIYAMILFQYLTKLFGEKEALSKLGGVFYFFLRGMKADENSGIYSDFDWSGERLREIYNTVKQLTVLNWEETL from the coding sequence ATGAGCGAATTTTTACGTCCTTATCCGCTCAAACATAGCTTTATCGAAGCTTCCGCGGGAACCGGAAAAACATATACAATCATGGAAATCGTGGGAGATCTGATCCAAGAACATAAGATTCCTCTGTCAAACATCCTGATCCTGACATACACCGAAAAGGCAGCGGGAGAACTTAAAGAGAGACTTCGTAAAAAACTGATTCAATCCGATCTCAGAAACGAAATGAGAGAATTGGATCAGGTTACAATTTCAACTATACACGGATTTTGTAATATGATTTTACGGGAATATCCGGTAGAAACGGAAACTCCGGAAAACTGGATTCTAACCGATTCCAAAGAAAGACTCGGTAAAGCTCTTTATCGACTTCAACACGAAGAATGGAAAGGTTGGGTGAATCCTCAAGATCTGGAATCGTTTCTCGCCGAATCAAAATACTTTGCCCACAGAGATCAGATTCTCGAAGCGGGAAACAAACTTCTCGGAGGAAGAGAATATCCGTATCAAAACGAAAACACTCCGATGAATGCAAAAACCTTTAATCAAAAAACCGCTCTGATCGCAAAGGAAATGGTGGAAATCGAATTTAAAACCTCCGAGTGGATGAGTTATGATCGGATGATTTTTAAAACAAAAGAAGCTCTCAAAAATCAGTATCTAAAACGAGCTCTGCAAAATCGATATCAGATCGGAATCCTTGACGAGTTCCAAGATACGGATCGGATGCAATATGAAATTTTCACACAGCTCTTTCTCGATTCCTCAAACGAAGAACCACAAAGAGCCCTGTATCTAATCGGTGATCCGAAACAAGCGATTTACGGATTCAGAGGCGCGGATATCGGAACGTATCTCAACGCCAAAGAGGATCTTAAAAAATACAAGGCGCAAGAAATTCCGCTTGGAATCAATTATCGATCCGTTCCGGAGCTCATTCGCGGATACAACGGAATATTCGAAGGACATATCGGTGAAAAAAGTTTTTTCCCGATTGTAGAAAGGGGTTTTGAAACACAACCGATCGAATACACGGAAGTCCGTCCTCCGCAAAAAGACGTCAAAATTCTTCTCAGCGAGAAATACAAAGAAGGTCCGATTCAAATCATAAAGTTTGAAGGAAAAGAGACTTGGAAAGCGGATGACGCAAAAAAAGCTTGGGGACAATTTATCGCGGAAGAAATTCTAAAACTCACAAAACCGGGGTCTCACTTTCAGTATCGAGTATTGGAAGAATCCGACGGAAAACAAAACTTTCGAGAAAAGAAACTGAACTTTCGAGAAATCGCGATTCTCGTAAAAAGTAAAACCGAAGGAAAACTTGTCGAACAATCCTTAAAGCTGAGGGGAATTCCTTGTTCCTTTTACAAACAGGAGGGAATTTATCAATCGCCGGAGGCTGTTCAGATCTGCAATATCTTAGAATGTCTCGCGGATCCCAATCGACCTTCTTCGTATCGAAAACTTTTATTAGGAGATCTTTTTCAAATTCATCCGAACCATCTTTCCTTCTTTGATGAACATTCTATCGACTCTTACGAAAAAACCACGTTAGACCGCTGGAAAACTCTGGCGATCGATCGCAAATTCGCGGAGTTATTCCGTTCGATAGAAGAAGACAGTAGAATTTTTCTAACAGAAGCGGACAAAAACATAGACTGGGAAAGAAAAAGAACAAACTACAGACAGATTTTTCGAAAGCTGCTTCAATTTCAAATTTCCAATCAAGTGGGTTTGGAAGAAATCCTGGAAGAATTGAAACGACTTCAAATCCAAAAAAGAAACGAAGAAGAATTACCCCTATTTGAAAGAGAAACCGAAAAAGACGCCGTGCAAATTTTGACGCTACACGCGTCCAAAGGTTTGGAATGGCCGGTCGTATTTTTGTTTCATCTTTCTGGAAACTTCACTCCGGACGTTTATGATTATCCTTACGTAAACGAAAACGGTAAACGAACCTGGAAATTGAGCCTATGGGACGAAGAGATAGAAAAGAAAATTAGCAAAGAAGAATATTCTAATCATTCTTTAAACGAAAGTAAACGACTTTTATATGTGGGAATCACTCGCCCCAAGGTCCGTCTTTATCTTCCGTTTTACACTCCCGGCAAAAACTGGAAAACAAGAGACTCTGCATATTTTAAAATTTTATATCCGAGGCTTCACGCGGTTTTGGAAAATAATCCGGATCCGACTTTGTATCATTGTGTCCGATGGACACCCAAAACCTTGGACCAAGCCGATCCGAATATTCGAAACCGCAGTTCATCGCAGGAAATTCCGTTACGTCCTTTGATTTTTAAAGAAGTGGAAACCCAAAAGACGATCTGGATGCATAGCTATTCTTCTTTAAAAACAAAGGCAAGCGCATTGATAGAAAACGGGATGCTTTCCATCCTGGAAGAGAAAATGTCTCTCAAATCGGACGAAACGGAAGATCCCCCTTTGAATCTCGAAGATCCTCTGCCCTCCTCCGCCGAAACCGGTTCTTTTTTACATTTACTTTTGGAAGAATTGGATTTTACACTCTTTCAAACCAAACATTCGAAAGACATTTTATCCGATAAAACAATTCTCTCCAGAATGGACTCGTATTTGGATCGCTTTTATCTTTCCAAAAAAAATCAGCGCAACACGTCGCTCGAAAAGGAAACGTATAAAAAGAGGACTTCGGAAATTCTTTGGAACTCTCTCAATGCAAAAATTTCTCTCAAGGATCACACCTCGTTTCGTCTTGTCGATATTCCGAAAGAAAATAGAATCGCTGAGATGGATTTTCATTTTGATCTGGATCCGGAGAGAACCGGTCCCGGAATTTTTTTAAAAGGGTCCATCGACTTGGTCTTTCAAATCGGAAATCAATATTATTTAGCGGATTACAAATCGAACCTGCTTGAAGACTACAGTCCGGCCTCTCTCAAAAAAAGTATAGAAAGTCCTGAAAGCAGATACGATCTGCAACGAGACATCTACGCCATGATCCTATTTCAATACTTAACAAAACTGTTCGGCGAAAAAGAAGCCCTTTCCAAATTAGGCGGGGTTTTTTATTTCTTTCTCAGAGGAATGAAAGCCGATGAAAACTCGGGAATCTATTCCGATTTTGACTGGTCTGGAGAAAGGCTTCGTGAAATTTACAATACCGTAAAACAACTTACAGTACTGAATTGGGAGGAGACACTTTGA
- the recD gene encoding exodeoxyribonuclease V subunit alpha, whose amino-acid sequence MEESFSWQIEKLKEDIFSLMESGVGAKKKNVSQKDENSAIALDILNTLWKTGEEGNLCVRVKPEWKNFLKLKPPAFVLEKSGNEEWVYFEKTFKTKTELETLLRERIASGSKTEIDLSKADSILRNLETKSFALKKGQAKAILSSLSSSFQIISGGPGTGKTTVVAFILQILKELGQLPSPEDIALAAPTGRAAQRLTESIQENLKRLEDSDENQFLRGQTIHGLLSYKPSLNGFYYNKDRYLPHRLIIVDEVSMVDLNLMFSLLQAIPKNQKSKGDEIPFRLILIGDPNQLPSVEKGAVLSDFLTVLELQKGNFVSKLEESNRQKPNKKGQVSKIVTLSEEILRYSSENLNLGTRIDDSFPKTDQIGENTNYPSEVVWFQNPSAKDPNVLSRDEVIEQLWNRFFFPQILRIAEWKVDDQKDWNGSEFFDTFQKELGKFRCLTVFRNGYWGVESIQSKLMNFASQDLYRKGHSPTVNSLHPKRLAKKLYFAGLPILISQNDKSRKLFNGDIGIVLRMKNTGELRAVFPIENRLYPFALDTLPEHEPAFVMSIHKSQGSEYDTILIYLPEGPDSDESSKSDRLLNRQILYTGITRAKKQVILAGNPSTWELGLQNNQIRNTGFRI is encoded by the coding sequence ATGGAAGAATCCTTCTCATGGCAGATCGAAAAACTCAAAGAAGATATTTTCAGTCTGATGGAATCCGGCGTCGGAGCGAAAAAAAAGAACGTTTCGCAAAAAGATGAAAACTCCGCGATTGCATTAGATATTCTGAATACACTTTGGAAAACCGGAGAGGAAGGAAATCTTTGCGTTCGTGTAAAACCGGAATGGAAGAATTTTCTAAAACTAAAACCACCCGCGTTTGTCCTGGAAAAATCCGGAAATGAAGAGTGGGTCTATTTCGAAAAAACATTCAAAACCAAAACCGAATTGGAAACGCTTCTACGAGAAAGAATCGCCAGCGGATCCAAAACGGAAATAGATCTTTCAAAAGCGGATTCTATCCTTCGAAATCTCGAAACAAAAAGTTTTGCTCTAAAAAAAGGACAGGCCAAAGCGATCCTTTCCAGTCTTTCCTCCTCCTTTCAGATCATCAGCGGCGGACCGGGAACGGGAAAAACAACTGTGGTCGCATTTATATTACAAATTTTGAAAGAACTCGGACAACTCCCATCTCCGGAAGATATCGCCCTCGCCGCACCGACCGGAAGAGCGGCTCAGCGTTTGACGGAATCCATTCAGGAAAATCTAAAAAGGCTCGAAGATTCGGATGAGAATCAATTCTTGCGCGGTCAGACGATACACGGTTTGCTTTCCTACAAACCTTCTCTCAACGGATTTTATTACAACAAGGACAGATATTTACCGCATCGTCTTATCATCGTTGACGAGGTTTCGATGGTGGATCTCAATCTGATGTTTTCTTTGCTGCAAGCGATTCCTAAAAATCAAAAGTCAAAGGGGGACGAGATTCCGTTTCGATTGATCCTCATCGGAGATCCAAATCAGCTTCCTTCTGTGGAAAAGGGGGCGGTGTTAAGCGACTTTCTTACCGTACTAGAACTTCAAAAAGGAAACTTTGTTTCCAAACTCGAAGAGAGCAATCGTCAGAAGCCCAATAAAAAAGGTCAGGTTTCAAAGATCGTAACACTTTCCGAAGAGATTCTAAGATATTCGTCTGAAAATCTAAATCTCGGAACGAGGATAGACGATTCCTTTCCAAAAACCGATCAAATCGGCGAAAACACAAACTATCCGAGCGAGGTTGTCTGGTTTCAAAATCCTTCGGCAAAAGATCCGAACGTTCTTTCGAGAGACGAAGTGATCGAACAACTCTGGAATCGATTTTTTTTTCCGCAAATCCTAAGAATTGCAGAATGGAAAGTGGATGACCAAAAGGATTGGAACGGTTCTGAATTTTTTGATACGTTTCAAAAAGAACTCGGAAAGTTTCGATGTCTCACGGTGTTTCGAAACGGATACTGGGGAGTAGAATCGATTCAGTCCAAGCTTATGAATTTTGCCTCTCAGGATTTGTATCGAAAAGGTCATTCACCCACTGTCAATTCCCTCCATCCAAAACGTTTAGCAAAAAAGCTCTACTTTGCAGGTCTTCCGATTTTGATCTCACAAAACGATAAGAGCAGAAAGTTATTTAACGGAGACATAGGAATCGTTTTGAGAATGAAAAACACGGGAGAACTGAGAGCCGTGTTCCCGATCGAAAACCGGCTTTATCCTTTCGCCTTGGACACATTACCGGAACACGAACCGGCATTTGTGATGAGTATTCACAAAAGTCAGGGATCAGAATATGATACAATTCTAATTTATCTTCCCGAAGGCCCCGATTCGGACGAGTCTTCAAAGTCGGATCGACTTCTAAATAGACAAATCCTTTACACAGGAATTACTCGCGCAAAAAAACAAGTCATCCTTGCGGGTAACCCTTCAACTTGGGAACTCGGTTTACAAAACAATCAAATTCGAAACACCGGTTTTAGAATTTAA
- a CDS encoding SpoIIE family protein phosphatase has protein sequence MELMIRYQRLFHSAFVLFLIGFGLALIRCKPTPIPVFPKAKNGILLVDSDLLTNGNILPLEGEWKIQEGFGTQSEIGLIAVPGFWEKSTQSRFNGKAFGAATYQLRVLGLSPGEYAIKFHEIHNAYRVYINGKRLLEFGKPSQIPQAEIRKIGKPIIHFFVEEKNPNLEITLEISNWFEGKGGIRRTPEFGIFESVIALDKAKRNLDFITFGALFFFGFSSFFFYLMTKEESSSLYLSFVCATLALRIFFTEEHYIFEIFPNFPPLLEFRIDLGSLFLVSAFFLTYIRSLFPEEFKTTPFRIFVIPNFIILGIFWLLKGDTLETVFELYLIYMFVLILVVFTVMILAVKNKRTGSGVFLMSCLFLLIGAINDTLSRLAILPTPYIVPYTFLLFIAFQSVLISIRYRSLLKFADSLNQELQIKFRAISATVQEAILVSDISGRILFWNEGAVKIFGWQAEEVVNSPLEIILPEKVRKKHRSAFLLFFNSNRIKETTQTIEMIGLRKNQTEFSLELSLTNWMIEKDRYIGIILRDITQRKILETQRDKALDLLQSDLHTAEKLQKSMFPNPNSKNWPFPWFVLYKPMGPIGGDLYDIRKTKNGTWRFFIADATGHGTQAALLTMAIKADYDTVEESDSQPGVILEELNLKIHPMFHNLNSLFSAFILDWNPTTGQVQYASGGHPEQIILTENTKIVLPKTGPILGLKRNAKFRTQNFEFKNPFRLFLFSDGAFEVFDKNLVHLFGEENLHSYLFANLHTPIREILDSHLQNLYQFRESQRLTDDLTFLAVSLGESYRPRSTKEKSE, from the coding sequence ATGGAACTTATGATTCGATACCAAAGACTCTTTCATTCGGCTTTTGTATTGTTTCTCATCGGATTCGGTCTCGCTTTGATCCGTTGTAAACCGACTCCGATCCCCGTATTTCCAAAAGCAAAAAACGGCATTCTCCTCGTAGACTCCGATCTTTTAACAAACGGAAACATTCTTCCCTTAGAAGGAGAATGGAAAATTCAAGAAGGATTCGGTACACAATCCGAAATCGGTTTGATCGCGGTTCCGGGCTTCTGGGAAAAAAGCACACAGAGTCGATTTAACGGAAAGGCATTTGGCGCGGCGACGTATCAACTGAGAGTTCTCGGACTTTCCCCCGGAGAGTATGCGATCAAGTTTCATGAAATTCACAACGCATATCGGGTTTATATCAACGGAAAACGTCTTTTGGAATTCGGGAAACCTTCGCAGATACCCCAAGCGGAAATTCGTAAAATCGGGAAACCGATCATACATTTTTTTGTGGAGGAAAAAAATCCGAATCTGGAAATCACATTAGAAATATCGAATTGGTTTGAAGGCAAAGGGGGAATTCGAAGAACTCCCGAGTTCGGAATCTTTGAATCCGTTATCGCCTTGGACAAGGCAAAAAGAAATCTGGACTTTATCACTTTTGGAGCGCTTTTCTTTTTTGGTTTTTCCAGCTTTTTCTTTTATCTCATGACCAAGGAGGAATCCTCTTCTCTTTATCTTTCCTTTGTCTGCGCAACCCTCGCACTGAGAATCTTCTTTACCGAAGAACATTATATTTTTGAAATATTTCCGAATTTCCCTCCCTTATTGGAATTCAGGATCGATCTCGGAAGTCTATTTCTGGTATCCGCATTTTTTTTAACATACATACGCTCCTTATTTCCGGAAGAGTTCAAAACGACTCCATTTCGAATCTTTGTGATTCCAAACTTCATCATACTCGGAATCTTTTGGCTACTGAAAGGAGACACGCTGGAAACTGTCTTTGAACTCTATTTGATCTATATGTTTGTTCTGATCCTTGTTGTTTTTACAGTGATGATTTTAGCGGTAAAAAATAAAAGAACGGGCTCCGGAGTTTTTTTGATGTCCTGTCTTTTCCTTCTTATAGGCGCTATCAACGATACCTTATCGAGATTGGCGATCCTGCCGACTCCGTATATCGTTCCTTATACATTTTTACTTTTTATCGCTTTTCAATCCGTTTTGATCTCTATTCGATACAGGAGTTTATTAAAATTTGCAGACTCTCTCAATCAAGAACTACAGATCAAATTTAGAGCGATTTCGGCTACCGTACAGGAAGCGATCTTAGTTTCCGATATATCCGGTAGGATTCTTTTTTGGAACGAAGGGGCCGTAAAAATTTTCGGATGGCAGGCGGAAGAAGTTGTAAATTCTCCCTTAGAAATCATTCTCCCCGAAAAAGTTCGCAAAAAACACAGAAGCGCTTTCCTTCTTTTTTTCAATTCCAATCGAATCAAGGAAACCACACAAACCATAGAGATGATCGGTCTAAGAAAAAACCAAACCGAGTTTTCTTTGGAGCTGTCTCTTACAAATTGGATGATCGAAAAGGATCGATATATCGGAATCATCCTTCGTGATATCACTCAAAGAAAAATTTTAGAAACACAAAGAGACAAGGCGCTTGATCTTTTGCAATCGGATCTGCATACCGCGGAAAAGTTGCAGAAATCGATGTTCCCAAATCCGAATTCAAAAAACTGGCCTTTTCCTTGGTTCGTTTTATATAAACCGATGGGACCGATCGGAGGAGATCTTTACGACATACGAAAAACAAAAAACGGAACCTGGAGATTTTTTATAGCGGATGCGACGGGCCACGGAACTCAAGCGGCGCTTTTGACGATGGCAATCAAAGCGGACTATGATACCGTAGAAGAGTCCGATTCTCAACCGGGAGTCATATTAGAAGAGTTGAATTTAAAAATTCACCCCATGTTTCACAACCTCAACTCCTTATTTAGTGCGTTTATTTTGGATTGGAATCCGACAACCGGACAAGTTCAATACGCTTCGGGCGGGCATCCCGAGCAGATCATTCTCACAGAAAATACAAAAATTGTTTTACCAAAAACGGGGCCAATCCTCGGACTCAAACGGAACGCAAAGTTTAGAACTCAGAATTTCGAGTTTAAAAATCCGTTTCGTCTTTTTTTGTTTTCGGACGGAGCTTTCGAAGTTTTTGATAAGAATCTGGTCCATCTCTTCGGAGAAGAGAATCTTCATTCTTATCTGTTTGCAAATTTACATACGCCGATTCGAGAGATTTTGGATTCCCATCTTCAAAACTTATATCAATTTAGGGAGTCTCAACGATTGACGGACGATCTCACTTTTCTGGCAGTTTCTTTGGGAGAATCGTATCGGCCTCGTTCCACAAAAGAGAAATCAGAATAA
- a CDS encoding DUF2834 domain-containing protein, with protein MKNPGFRFLLSAIAATFTLCFIVIVIPPLISDASVINAFLGGFVNPYSTGYALDVICCWFVLAVWILYESKTKGIRHGWIALVSGIVPGVATGFAVYLLLKLKQEK; from the coding sequence ATGAAAAATCCCGGCTTTCGTTTTCTTTTATCTGCGATCGCGGCAACATTCACGCTTTGTTTTATCGTGATCGTAATTCCTCCTTTGATTTCCGATGCGAGCGTAATCAATGCATTTTTAGGAGGGTTTGTAAATCCTTACTCCACAGGATATGCGTTAGACGTCATCTGTTGTTGGTTCGTATTAGCAGTTTGGATTTTATACGAATCGAAAACAAAAGGAATCCGTCACGGATGGATCGCGCTTGTTTCGGGAATAGTTCCGGGTGTTGCCACCGGTTTTGCCGTTTATCTTTTATTAAAACTGAAACAAGAAAAATAG
- a CDS encoding ABC transporter ATP-binding protein produces the protein MKSMKTKSSIVSIKSLSKSYSNGFQALKNVSLEIQGGEIIALLGPNGAGKTTLISVICGIVNPTEGSVEVAGKDILKDFRFTRSQIGLVPQELNVHAFESVWATVSFTRGLYGKAPNPDYIEKLLKSLSLWEKKNQTIITLSGGMKRRVLIAKALSHEPSILFLDEPTAGVDVELRKDMWNIVRSLRESGVTIILTTHYIEEAEEIADRIGVINKGELILVEDKKILMQKLGKKQIILDLNQSLKKIPATLKTKGLELSKDGKQLVYTYDSHAKETGISLLLQELKKAKIEFKDLNTTQSSLEEIFVQLVKESQ, from the coding sequence ATGAAGAGTATGAAAACGAAATCCTCAATTGTATCCATAAAAAGTCTTTCTAAATCGTATTCAAATGGCTTTCAAGCGTTGAAAAACGTCTCTCTCGAAATTCAAGGAGGCGAAATTATCGCCCTACTCGGACCCAATGGGGCCGGAAAGACAACCCTCATTTCCGTCATTTGCGGAATCGTAAATCCGACCGAAGGATCCGTCGAAGTTGCGGGAAAAGACATTCTCAAAGACTTTCGTTTTACACGTTCTCAGATCGGACTCGTTCCTCAAGAATTGAATGTGCACGCGTTCGAATCGGTATGGGCAACCGTAAGTTTTACTCGAGGTCTTTACGGAAAAGCGCCTAACCCCGATTATATTGAAAAACTTTTAAAATCCCTTTCTCTTTGGGAGAAAAAAAATCAAACGATCATCACTCTTTCCGGAGGAATGAAACGCAGAGTTCTCATCGCAAAGGCATTATCCCATGAACCATCGATCCTATTTTTGGACGAACCGACTGCCGGAGTGGACGTTGAACTCCGAAAGGATATGTGGAATATCGTTCGATCCCTACGCGAAAGCGGGGTTACGATCATCCTTACAACTCACTATATAGAAGAAGCGGAGGAGATAGCGGATCGGATCGGGGTTATCAACAAAGGGGAATTGATCTTAGTGGAAGATAAGAAAATTCTCATGCAAAAACTCGGTAAAAAACAAATTATTTTGGACTTAAATCAGAGTTTGAAAAAAATCCCGGCGACTCTGAAGACAAAAGGTTTGGAACTTTCGAAGGACGGAAAACAACTCGTTTATACTTACGATTCCCACGCGAAAGAAACCGGAATCTCTTTATTGTTACAGGAATTAAAGAAGGCAAAAATCGAATTCAAGGATTTGAATACAACTCAGAGTTCTCTTGAGGAAATTTTTGTTCAACTTGTAAAGGAATCACAATGA
- a CDS encoding ABC transporter permease: protein MNLHAIKSIYIFEMSRTWRTLFQSIASPVISTSLYFVVFGSAIGSRIQEVDGVGYGSFIVPGLIMLSLLTESISNASFGIYFPKFTGTMYEILAAPISMIEIVIGFVGAAATKSMILGTIMLGTASLFVPVTISHPFVMILFLLLTSVSFSLFGFIIGIWADSFEKLQIIPMLIITPLVFLGGSFYSASMLPPFWQKVTLFNPVLYLVSGFRWSFYEIADVSVSISLGMVFLFLSICMVLIWLIFKTGYKIKK from the coding sequence ATGAATCTACACGCAATCAAATCGATCTATATTTTCGAAATGTCCAGAACCTGGAGGACTCTTTTTCAAAGCATCGCGTCTCCGGTAATCTCCACCTCCTTATACTTTGTAGTATTCGGCTCGGCTATCGGATCCCGAATTCAAGAAGTGGATGGAGTCGGTTACGGATCGTTTATCGTTCCAGGTTTGATCATGTTGTCCTTATTGACGGAAAGCATATCCAACGCCTCTTTCGGAATTTATTTTCCAAAATTTACCGGCACTATGTACGAAATCTTAGCCGCTCCGATTTCAATGATAGAAATTGTAATCGGATTCGTAGGAGCGGCGGCGACAAAATCCATGATCTTAGGAACGATCATGCTCGGAACGGCTTCCTTATTTGTTCCGGTTACGATCTCTCATCCTTTTGTGATGATTTTATTTTTGCTCTTAACTTCGGTCTCATTCAGCTTATTCGGATTTATCATCGGAATCTGGGCGGACAGCTTCGAAAAACTACAGATCATTCCGATGTTGATTATCACGCCGCTCGTATTCCTAGGAGGAAGTTTTTATTCCGCAAGCATGCTTCCACCGTTTTGGCAAAAGGTGACTCTTTTCAATCCGGTTCTTTATTTAGTGAGCGGATTTCGCTGGAGCTTTTACGAAATCGCGGACGTGAGCGTTAGCATCAGCTTAGGAATGGTTTTTTTATTTTTATCGATCTGTATGGTTTTGATCTGGTTGATATTCAAAACCGGATATAAAATTAAAAAGTAA
- a CDS encoding SDR family NAD(P)-dependent oxidoreductase, with protein sequence MNFNRHDLIGKKVFISGGSAGIGRGLALELAKRGASVVISARGRIALQKTVLELQGTGTSKAVFDFVIADVSDFKQVQSAAKKALKLLGGLDLLICNSGYAKVGKISDLDGSDFSKLMDVNYFGHVNVVRSFQKHFIKQGSGDIVLISSMLATFSIYGYGAYSASKFAITGFAQSLRQEMMMHNVRVKLFLPPTTNTPGLEKENQDKPALVKEIEMGSSLNATHSVEKVVAAFVNWLPKRNFIGYATWDSWFQYFLVRHFPEWTLLLADGELRSAQKRLNQNEKVIR encoded by the coding sequence ATGAATTTCAATCGTCATGATCTGATCGGAAAAAAAGTCTTTATTTCCGGAGGTTCCGCAGGAATCGGAAGAGGCCTCGCGTTGGAGTTGGCAAAAAGAGGTGCAAGCGTGGTGATATCGGCTCGCGGCAGGATAGCGCTTCAAAAAACGGTTTTGGAGTTGCAAGGGACCGGAACTTCCAAGGCCGTTTTTGATTTTGTAATCGCAGACGTATCCGATTTCAAACAAGTTCAGAGTGCGGCAAAAAAGGCGCTCAAACTTCTTGGAGGATTGGATCTTCTTATCTGTAACAGCGGTTATGCGAAGGTCGGAAAAATTTCCGATCTCGATGGGTCGGATTTTAGTAAGCTGATGGATGTGAACTATTTCGGACATGTAAACGTAGTTCGCTCCTTTCAGAAACATTTTATCAAACAGGGATCCGGGGACATCGTTTTGATATCTTCCATGCTTGCGACATTTTCGATCTATGGATACGGTGCGTATTCTGCAAGCAAATTTGCGATCACAGGTTTTGCACAATCTCTTCGTCAAGAAATGATGATGCATAACGTGCGGGTTAAACTGTTTCTACCGCCGACCACGAACACTCCGGGATTGGAAAAGGAAAACCAGGACAAACCCGCTTTGGTAAAAGAGATCGAAATGGGATCCTCTCTCAATGCGACACATTCCGTTGAAAAAGTGGTCGCTGCATTTGTAAACTGGCTTCCAAAACGAAACTTTATCGGATACGCGACCTGGGACTCTTGGTTTCAATATTTTTTAGTAAGACATTTTCCGGAATGGACCCTGTTACTCGCGGACGGAGAACTAAGATCCGCCCAAAAAAGATTAAATCAAAACGAAAAAGTCATTCGATGA